In a single window of the Pseudodesulfovibrio profundus genome:
- the sppA gene encoding signal peptide peptidase SppA, whose product MMRMEDSRPRFSQRHPLMFGVLMITMAVILFLGVTAFVRAMGWTSGNFALGKDSLGVVHIEGMIMDSTDVVDWINTLRRDEDVKGVLLRVNSPGGAIAPSQEIYEAVKMLAAEKPVVASYATVAASGGYYASVPSQIIVANPGSITASIGVMAEFITVTEALSKLGIKPEVLTTGKYKAAGTPIRELTDEQREQLLGMMLDMHDQFVTDVAEARGMERARIEEVADGRAVTGRQALALGLVDLLGSKQVAFDKLKTMCGIEGTAILVEGPIHEKTFMEEVLGSIQIDISGLTNSVGSWSFSYK is encoded by the coding sequence ATGATGCGCATGGAAGACAGCCGTCCTCGGTTCTCCCAGCGCCACCCCCTTATGTTTGGGGTGCTCATGATTACTATGGCCGTGATCCTCTTTTTGGGGGTCACGGCCTTTGTTCGCGCTATGGGCTGGACCAGTGGGAACTTCGCCTTGGGCAAGGACTCATTGGGCGTTGTGCACATTGAAGGGATGATCATGGACTCCACGGATGTGGTGGACTGGATCAACACCCTGCGGCGCGATGAAGATGTCAAAGGCGTGTTGCTGCGGGTCAATTCCCCTGGCGGTGCCATCGCTCCCTCACAGGAAATTTATGAAGCCGTTAAGATGCTTGCAGCAGAAAAGCCTGTTGTCGCATCTTACGCAACCGTCGCAGCTAGCGGCGGGTATTATGCTTCGGTTCCATCGCAAATCATTGTTGCCAATCCCGGTTCCATCACGGCATCCATTGGCGTTATGGCCGAATTCATTACGGTCACGGAAGCGCTGTCCAAGCTCGGTATCAAGCCGGAAGTGCTGACCACCGGCAAGTACAAGGCGGCAGGGACGCCCATCCGTGAATTGACGGATGAACAACGCGAGCAGTTGCTTGGGATGATGCTCGACATGCACGATCAGTTCGTGACTGACGTGGCCGAAGCCCGTGGCATGGAGCGTGCCCGCATTGAGGAAGTCGCGGACGGAAGGGCGGTCACAGGGCGTCAGGCCCTTGCGCTTGGTCTGGTCGATCTACTGGGTTCCAAGCAGGTGGCTTTTGATAAGCTCAAGACCATGTGCGGCATAGAAGGCACGGCCATCCTCGTTGAAGGCCCCATCCATGAAAAGACATTCATGGAAGAAGTGCTTGGCTCAATCCAAATCGATATATCCGGCCTGACCAACTCCGTTGGTAGCTGGTCCTTCTCCTACAAATAA
- a CDS encoding 30S ribosomal protein S1: MEKTVEAPEMEMNFADALDEYLNSDFGDLDEGTIVAGEVVKVDKDYVLVDVNFKSEGQIPVSEFTEPDGTVTVSVGEKVDVFVARKNEAEGTIYLSRDKAKRMQLFDKLEEVQEKDGEVVGRIIRRIKGGYTVDLGGVEAFLPGSHVDLRPVPDMDALVNQEFDFKILKINRRRSNVIVSRRVLLEEMRSEQRDKLLGTLEDGQVVTGKVKNITEYGVFIDLGGLDGLLHITDMSWKRIKHPKEMVNLGDDLELKILSFDREAQKVSLGLKQLVPDPWENIAEKYPQDSRFTGTITNLADYGAFVELENGVEGLVHISEMSWTRKLRHPSQMVKVGDEVEVIVLGVDQEKKRISLGMKQISPNPWDVVAEKYPEGTVLEGAIKNITEFGVFIGIEEGIDGLIHVSDISWTKKIRHPSEVYKVGDTVQAKVLTVDKENEKFTLGVKQLTEDPWTQVPGKYPVGQMITGTVTNITDFGLFVEVEEGIEGLVHVSEISRKKVKSPSEMFKEGDSIEAKVIHVSADERRLGLSIKQTKEEPAGGGRKPKSFGGSSSGDIAGSTLGDLLREKLEEAAGDIPTDEPAGDEEA, from the coding sequence ATGGAAAAAACTGTTGAAGCACCTGAAATGGAAATGAACTTTGCCGATGCTCTTGATGAGTATCTGAATTCCGATTTCGGTGATCTGGACGAAGGCACCATCGTAGCTGGTGAAGTCGTCAAAGTTGATAAGGACTATGTCCTCGTCGACGTGAATTTCAAGTCCGAAGGCCAGATTCCGGTGTCCGAGTTCACCGAGCCTGATGGCACCGTCACTGTCTCCGTTGGAGAGAAGGTCGATGTCTTTGTTGCTCGCAAGAACGAAGCCGAAGGCACCATCTACCTGTCTCGCGACAAGGCCAAGCGGATGCAGCTGTTCGACAAGCTGGAAGAAGTGCAGGAAAAAGACGGCGAAGTCGTCGGTCGCATCATCCGTCGGATCAAGGGCGGTTACACCGTCGATCTGGGCGGCGTTGAAGCATTCCTGCCCGGTTCTCATGTTGATCTGCGCCCGGTCCCTGATATGGACGCTCTGGTTAACCAGGAGTTCGATTTCAAGATCCTCAAGATCAACCGTCGCCGTTCCAACGTCATCGTTTCCCGTCGCGTCCTCCTCGAGGAAATGCGCAGCGAACAGCGTGATAAACTGCTCGGCACCCTGGAAGATGGTCAGGTTGTTACCGGTAAGGTCAAGAACATCACCGAATACGGTGTGTTCATCGATCTCGGTGGCCTCGACGGTCTCCTCCACATCACTGACATGTCCTGGAAGCGCATCAAGCATCCTAAAGAAATGGTCAACCTCGGTGATGATCTGGAACTCAAGATTCTCTCCTTCGATCGCGAAGCACAGAAGGTCTCTCTTGGCCTGAAGCAGCTCGTACCCGATCCGTGGGAAAATATCGCTGAGAAATACCCCCAGGATTCCCGCTTCACCGGCACCATCACCAACCTGGCTGATTACGGTGCATTCGTTGAGCTGGAAAACGGTGTTGAAGGTCTGGTTCACATCTCCGAGATGTCCTGGACCCGTAAGCTGCGCCACCCCTCTCAGATGGTCAAGGTCGGTGACGAAGTTGAAGTCATCGTTCTGGGCGTCGATCAGGAGAAGAAGCGCATCTCTCTCGGCATGAAACAGATCTCCCCGAACCCGTGGGATGTCGTGGCCGAGAAGTACCCCGAGGGCACCGTCCTTGAGGGCGCTATCAAGAATATCACCGAATTCGGCGTCTTCATCGGTATCGAAGAAGGCATCGACGGTCTCATCCACGTGTCCGACATCTCCTGGACCAAGAAGATTCGCCACCCTTCCGAGGTTTACAAGGTCGGCGATACCGTTCAGGCCAAAGTCCTCACCGTGGACAAGGAAAACGAGAAGTTCACCCTCGGCGTGAAGCAGCTCACCGAAGATCCTTGGACCCAGGTTCCGGGCAAGTACCCCGTTGGTCAGATGATCACCGGTACTGTCACCAACATCACCGACTTCGGTCTGTTTGTTGAAGTGGAAGAAGGCATCGAAGGTCTGGTTCACGTTTCCGAAATCAGCCGCAAGAAGGTCAAGTCTCCCTCTGAAATGTTCAAGGAAGGCGACTCCATCGAAGCCAAGGTCATCCACGTTTCCGCTGACGAGCGTCGCCTCGGTCTGTCCATTAAGCAGACCAAGGAAGAGCCCGCAGGCGGCGGACGTAAGCCGAAGTCCTTCGGTGGTTCCTCCTCTGGCGATATCGCTGGTTCCACCCTGGGCGACCTGCTCCGTGAAAAGCTCGAAGAAGCTGCTGGCGACATCCCCACCGATGAGCCTGCTGGCGACGAAGAAGCCTAA
- the phoU gene encoding phosphate signaling complex protein PhoU — protein MEQRAHFSKKIEDLKVMVLRMAALSESAIHKAIRAYLENDADLAEEVIVGDDVINEMEDQIDKFSLELLALDQPMAIDLRTIVGAQRITVNLERLGDEAVNLAHRALFLSTRPPLPHNPKMESLANVAKSMLSEALKAYVDEDVNLAGQVCRMDDKADDLNIAILRQFVTEMVAESRIVERGVHAIIGARHLERIGDLATNVAESIVFIVEGTSLKHSCKG, from the coding sequence ATGGAACAACGGGCACATTTTTCAAAGAAGATCGAGGACCTCAAAGTGATGGTTCTTCGTATGGCCGCTCTTTCGGAGTCAGCCATTCACAAAGCTATTCGGGCCTATCTCGAAAACGATGCCGATCTGGCTGAAGAGGTCATTGTCGGTGATGACGTCATCAATGAAATGGAAGACCAGATTGATAAGTTCAGCCTTGAGTTGCTGGCCCTTGATCAGCCCATGGCGATCGATCTGCGAACCATCGTCGGTGCCCAGCGAATCACTGTCAATCTCGAACGTCTTGGCGATGAGGCCGTGAACCTCGCGCATCGGGCCTTGTTTTTGTCCACCCGTCCGCCCTTGCCGCACAATCCGAAGATGGAAAGTCTCGCGAACGTGGCGAAATCCATGCTCTCGGAAGCATTGAAGGCGTACGTCGACGAAGACGTCAACCTGGCCGGACAGGTCTGTCGAATGGATGATAAAGCGGACGACCTCAATATTGCCATCCTGCGCCAATTCGTGACGGAAATGGTTGCTGAATCGCGTATTGTCGAGCGTGGAGTGCATGCAATCATCGGCGCACGGCACCTTGAGCGCATCGGCGATCTTGCTACTAACGTTGCCGAATCCATCGTGTTCATCGTGGAAGGGACCAGTCTCAAACATTCGTGCAAGGGATAG
- the pstB gene encoding phosphate ABC transporter ATP-binding protein PstB — MTRAIKAASTNLDFYYGDFKALEDISIDFELNRVTALIGPSGCGKSTYLRCINRMNDLIPGTRVVGQMVLDGEDIYAPGIDVVSLRRRIGMVFQKPNPFPKTIFENVAYGLRVNGIKDKQFIEQRVEESLKGAALWDEVKDRMHTSALGLSGGQQQRLCIARALAIEPEVLLMDEPASALDPIATQKIEDLIHELKKELTIIIVTHSMQQAARVSDRTAFFYMGKLIEVDSTKAMFTNPANKQTEDYITGRFG; from the coding sequence ATGACACGAGCCATCAAAGCAGCTTCGACCAACCTTGATTTTTATTATGGCGACTTCAAGGCGCTGGAAGATATTAGCATTGATTTTGAACTCAACCGGGTCACTGCCCTGATCGGGCCGTCCGGTTGCGGAAAATCAACCTATTTACGCTGCATCAACCGCATGAACGATCTCATCCCCGGCACGCGAGTGGTCGGGCAGATGGTGCTGGACGGAGAGGATATCTATGCCCCGGGCATTGATGTCGTTTCATTGCGCCGTCGGATCGGCATGGTCTTTCAGAAACCGAACCCATTCCCCAAAACCATTTTCGAGAACGTGGCCTACGGGTTGCGTGTCAATGGCATCAAGGACAAGCAGTTCATCGAGCAGCGGGTGGAAGAATCCCTGAAGGGTGCTGCTCTGTGGGATGAGGTCAAGGATCGCATGCACACCTCGGCCCTGGGTCTGTCCGGCGGGCAGCAGCAGCGTCTGTGCATCGCCCGGGCGCTGGCCATCGAGCCGGAGGTGCTGCTTATGGATGAGCCGGCATCGGCTCTGGACCCCATCGCCACCCAGAAGATCGAAGACCTTATCCATGAGTTGAAAAAGGAATTAACCATCATCATTGTCACCCACTCCATGCAGCAGGCTGCCCGTGTCTCGGACCGGACTGCATTCTTCTACATGGGTAAACTGATCGAGGTGGACAGCACCAAGGCTATGTTCACCAACCCGGCCAACAAGCAGACCGAGGATTATATCACCGGTCGATTCGGCTAA
- a CDS encoding AMIN domain-containing protein: MGVCVPAVVSHAADSDMSRVRMEVDPTVLPPIQPPNLPEKANAESDDKADNGSDAAESAPAAAEGINAEGNKAKEAKVEDPTVDVKSDSEAADAGESAPAVEVKALAGPGTVDSIDVDIAKGRVVLHLHTDKKDVETSSFNLQSPRRLVVDVLGEWRYDKENVLRLESDAIKHVVIGSHPDKLRLVIHFRSDIEDVVPLIKQEESGLRITIPFS; encoded by the coding sequence ATGGGAGTCTGTGTCCCTGCAGTCGTGTCTCACGCTGCGGATTCCGACATGTCCCGTGTGCGCATGGAAGTTGACCCGACGGTGCTTCCCCCCATTCAGCCGCCGAATCTGCCTGAAAAGGCCAATGCAGAGAGTGATGACAAAGCGGACAATGGTTCTGATGCTGCCGAGTCTGCACCCGCTGCTGCTGAAGGTATCAACGCTGAGGGAAACAAAGCAAAGGAAGCCAAGGTCGAGGACCCCACTGTTGATGTGAAGTCCGATTCCGAAGCTGCCGATGCCGGCGAGTCTGCCCCGGCCGTGGAAGTCAAGGCGTTGGCCGGTCCCGGAACCGTGGATTCCATTGATGTGGATATTGCCAAGGGGCGGGTCGTTCTGCATCTGCACACAGATAAGAAAGACGTGGAAACTTCCTCGTTCAATCTGCAATCTCCCCGTCGATTGGTCGTCGATGTCCTCGGCGAGTGGCGCTACGATAAAGAAAACGTGCTGCGCCTTGAGAGTGATGCCATCAAGCATGTGGTCATCGGCTCCCATCCCGACAAGTTGCGCCTGGTCATTCACTTCCGTTCCGATATCGAAGACGTTGTCCCGCTCATCAAGCAGGAAGAATCCGGTCTTCGGATCACCATTCCTTTTTCATAG
- a CDS encoding glycosyltransferase: MKILMFAINDPAGTAIQFTKAVNKYSEHEVRLVTLETRYTHSWEKDLHIPDLGLDGMEEVRILMEEADVFHFHMTCDEHQPFGPWLPADYLAGKAVVHHHHGHHDFRSNPDSFRQKYAELGRTNLLVSTPDLMKLLPEAQWQPNLVPIDDPLLKPLGGRFDDPGRLSICHSPTRKDLKNTDDFLAVVKRLAKDKVRLDVDMIDDVPNDECLARKRRCHVLFDHMQGYYGVSSLEGLSQGVAVIAGLDVWNREQVARFAGTEDLPWILAHDRDSLETCLRELDGDRAFCEAKGYEGRLFMEKYWSDRRVAEHLIDFYETM; the protein is encoded by the coding sequence ATGAAAATCCTGATGTTCGCCATCAATGATCCTGCCGGAACAGCCATTCAGTTTACCAAAGCCGTTAACAAGTACAGTGAACATGAGGTCCGCCTCGTTACCCTTGAGACCCGGTACACCCATTCCTGGGAGAAGGACCTGCACATCCCCGATCTGGGGTTGGATGGTATGGAAGAGGTCCGTATTCTCATGGAAGAAGCGGATGTATTTCATTTTCACATGACATGCGACGAGCACCAGCCTTTTGGTCCATGGCTACCAGCCGACTACCTTGCAGGCAAAGCGGTTGTGCATCACCATCATGGCCATCACGATTTTCGGTCCAACCCCGATTCCTTTCGGCAGAAGTATGCCGAACTCGGGCGGACCAACCTTCTTGTTTCCACTCCCGACCTCATGAAGCTGCTGCCCGAAGCACAGTGGCAGCCCAATCTTGTTCCAATCGACGATCCGCTTCTCAAGCCGCTGGGCGGACGATTCGATGATCCCGGTCGACTCAGCATTTGTCATTCTCCTACCCGCAAGGACCTCAAGAACACGGACGACTTCCTTGCGGTGGTGAAACGTTTGGCCAAGGACAAAGTGCGCCTTGACGTGGATATGATTGATGATGTGCCCAATGATGAGTGTCTGGCCCGAAAACGCCGATGTCATGTGTTGTTCGATCACATGCAGGGGTATTACGGCGTCAGCAGTCTCGAAGGCTTGTCGCAGGGCGTGGCGGTCATTGCCGGGCTGGATGTATGGAACAGGGAGCAGGTGGCCCGATTCGCCGGGACCGAAGACCTGCCGTGGATATTGGCCCATGATCGTGATTCGCTAGAGACATGCCTGCGAGAACTCGATGGCGATAGAGCGTTTTGTGAAGCCAAAGGATATGAAGGTCGGTTGTTCATGGAAAAATACTGGTCAGACAGGCGCGTGGCTGAACATCTGATCGATTTTTATGAAACAATGTAG
- a CDS encoding Hpt domain-containing protein translates to MGKRFQVIVDSMLEPVMDRYFEIRYEELEQMEQALVAGDAETIALLGHRLKGSGTSYGFVRLTELGAIIEAAGRDAELEQAREPLAEVRSYLDAVDVVFGEQG, encoded by the coding sequence ATGGGGAAGCGTTTTCAGGTGATTGTCGATTCCATGCTTGAGCCAGTCATGGATAGGTATTTCGAGATCCGGTATGAGGAACTTGAGCAGATGGAGCAGGCTTTGGTAGCGGGGGATGCGGAGACAATCGCCCTGTTGGGGCATCGACTGAAAGGGTCTGGCACATCCTACGGATTTGTTCGTCTTACCGAGCTGGGAGCCATTATTGAGGCGGCAGGCAGAGATGCAGAGCTTGAACAGGCTCGGGAACCCCTTGCCGAGGTTCGCAGCTACCTCGATGCGGTAGACGTTGTTTTTGGGGAGCAAGGCTGA
- the budA gene encoding acetolactate decarboxylase yields MFSKSRTIVLVLVLFLSLPSGFAAAGQTLYQYSTIDALLAGLYDGDLTVAELKERGGFGLGTLNGIDGELIVLDGEAYQAAAGGAVTVPAGDALVPFATVVHFDAEQQRQLKDIHTLDGLNDAIHALLPSENRFYAVRIDGTFHAVKTRAIAKQSPPYKPLAEVVKEQVVTTFDGRGTLIGLYAPVFVKGVNVPGFHWHYLAADRQGGGHVLDCTFDAAVAKLDVLRSFTVELPADRAFDDIDLSGDKGKELHAVEKDPAQGKR; encoded by the coding sequence ATGTTCTCAAAATCTCGGACAATTGTGTTGGTCCTTGTTCTTTTCCTGAGCCTTCCGTCCGGTTTTGCGGCGGCAGGTCAGACTCTGTATCAGTATTCGACCATCGATGCGCTGCTGGCCGGCCTGTATGATGGTGATTTGACCGTGGCAGAGCTCAAGGAACGCGGTGGTTTCGGGCTTGGGACCTTGAACGGCATTGATGGGGAACTGATCGTTTTGGACGGTGAAGCGTACCAGGCTGCTGCAGGCGGTGCGGTTACCGTGCCTGCGGGAGATGCTCTGGTTCCATTTGCCACTGTGGTCCATTTTGATGCGGAACAGCAGAGGCAACTCAAAGATATTCATACGCTGGATGGCTTGAACGACGCCATTCACGCACTGCTTCCTTCGGAGAATCGCTTTTACGCCGTTCGTATCGATGGTACATTTCATGCCGTAAAAACCAGAGCCATTGCCAAGCAGTCTCCACCATACAAACCGTTGGCGGAAGTGGTCAAAGAACAGGTTGTCACAACGTTTGATGGTCGCGGCACTTTGATCGGCCTCTATGCACCTGTGTTTGTCAAAGGAGTGAACGTCCCGGGTTTTCACTGGCACTATCTTGCCGCGGACCGTCAGGGCGGGGGCCATGTTCTTGATTGTACCTTTGATGCGGCAGTGGCAAAGCTTGATGTACTCCGTTCTTTTACCGTCGAACTTCCGGCTGACAGGGCGTTTGACGATATCGACTTGAGTGGTGACAAAGGGAAAGAACTGCATGCCGTAGAAAAAGACCCGGCACAGGGAAAGAGGTGA
- a CDS encoding chemotaxis protein CheD — protein MNHKNLPKVFLQTGDCFFGVQPTLVTTVLGSCLGVTIHAPEKGIGTICHAFLPDSSESRGGHEPQICRYVDTALLNMLESLDKIGIPRRDLVIKMFGGSSGIAVQGMKRTSYDIGRRNIDMARKLLRFARLEVKREDVGGSRGRKLMFNTFTGEVWLKKLNGMALEDQR, from the coding sequence ATGAATCATAAGAATCTACCCAAAGTCTTTTTGCAGACAGGAGACTGTTTCTTCGGGGTCCAGCCGACACTGGTGACCACCGTGCTTGGGTCATGCCTTGGTGTGACGATTCATGCGCCCGAAAAAGGAATCGGCACCATTTGCCATGCCTTTTTGCCGGATAGCTCCGAATCCCGGGGCGGACATGAGCCCCAGATATGTCGATACGTGGATACGGCATTGCTCAATATGCTGGAATCACTCGATAAGATTGGTATCCCCCGGCGTGATCTCGTTATCAAGATGTTTGGCGGTTCCTCCGGCATCGCTGTGCAGGGCATGAAGCGGACCTCATATGACATCGGGCGGCGCAATATCGACATGGCGCGCAAGCTGCTCCGGTTTGCGCGGCTTGAAGTGAAGCGTGAAGACGTCGGGGGCTCAAGAGGTCGCAAGCTCATGTTCAATACCTTCACCGGTGAAGTGTGGTTGAAGAAGTTGAACGGCATGGCCTTGGAAGATCAGCGTTAA
- a CDS encoding MFS transporter, which yields MSENFKQRKMYLFLLVLVVGSGIAFQGWRTLLNNFAVEVGGLSGFDMGIIQSVREVPGFLALLALYVILIIREHRLAALSVVLLGLGVALTGFFPSTVGLVATTLLMSFGFHYFETMNQSLTLQYFSYTEAPVVLGRLRSYAALTNVAVGGAIFLLARFLGFTSLFALFGALAICAGLWAFKQDPSAPDMPPQSKKMRIYRRYWLYYLLTFMGGARRQIFVAFAVFLLVEKFGYSIVDVTVLFVINNVLNYFANPLIGRAVNRYGEQAVLVVEYVTLTFVFLGYALTDSAWVAGALYVVDNIVFNFSMAIKTFYQKIAKGEDIASGMAVGFTINHVAAVVIPAAGGLAWIADYRAVFYGAVALSLISLALTFFIPGQLARKGAKA from the coding sequence ATGTCAGAGAATTTCAAGCAGCGTAAAATGTACCTGTTCCTTCTTGTTCTGGTGGTGGGTTCAGGGATTGCATTTCAGGGGTGGCGCACCCTGCTCAACAACTTTGCCGTGGAAGTAGGCGGCCTTTCGGGCTTTGATATGGGTATCATCCAGTCCGTCCGTGAAGTGCCGGGATTTCTGGCACTTCTGGCCCTGTATGTCATTTTGATCATACGGGAGCATCGGCTGGCCGCTCTTTCGGTCGTCCTGCTTGGTCTGGGGGTGGCCCTGACCGGTTTCTTCCCCTCCACCGTGGGACTGGTGGCCACGACCCTGCTGATGAGTTTCGGGTTTCACTATTTTGAAACCATGAACCAGTCGCTGACGCTGCAGTATTTTTCGTACACCGAAGCGCCGGTGGTTCTTGGTCGACTGCGCTCCTATGCGGCGTTGACCAATGTCGCCGTTGGTGGGGCCATTTTCCTGCTTGCCCGCTTTCTGGGCTTCACTTCTCTGTTTGCGCTGTTTGGTGCGCTGGCGATTTGTGCTGGGTTGTGGGCATTCAAGCAGGACCCATCCGCTCCCGACATGCCGCCGCAATCCAAGAAAATGCGCATCTACAGGCGGTACTGGCTGTACTACCTGCTTACCTTCATGGGGGGAGCCAGACGGCAGATTTTCGTGGCGTTTGCGGTTTTTCTGCTGGTGGAGAAGTTCGGGTATTCCATCGTTGATGTCACGGTCCTTTTCGTCATCAACAATGTGCTGAACTATTTTGCCAATCCTCTCATCGGCAGGGCGGTGAATCGGTATGGTGAGCAGGCTGTGCTTGTGGTGGAATATGTGACCCTGACCTTTGTTTTTCTCGGCTATGCGTTGACGGATAGCGCCTGGGTGGCCGGAGCGCTGTATGTGGTGGACAATATTGTTTTCAACTTCTCCATGGCCATCAAGACATTCTATCAAAAGATAGCCAAGGGGGAGGATATTGCTTCGGGCATGGCGGTGGGATTCACCATCAACCATGTTGCCGCAGTGGTTATTCCCGCTGCTGGCGGACTGGCGTGGATAGCTGATTATCGGGCGGTTTTCTATGGTGCCGTGGCACTGTCTCTTATCTCGCTCGCACTGACGTTTTTCATCCCCGGACAGCTTGCGAGAAAAGGTGCCAAAGCTTGA